GGCACTGCCACACGCGGGCAACCGACCTCCACCCAGTCGGTTCTGGCGACGTGCTTCTTTGCCCAAGGATGCTCTGGATCGAGCCGCAACGCCTCCTCGAAGTGCTCTCGGGCTTTGGCGGCCTCGCCACGCCCCAAGACGATGAGGCCGAGCACTGCGTGCCCGTCAGCCGACTCTGGATCCCGCGCCACCGCCTCGCGGGCCGCCTCCCGGGCCAAGGCACCCTGCCCCAGGCAGTTCAAGAACTGTGCCCGCATCAATCCACCTTTCACGCTCAGCGGATTCATCGCCAGACCCTGCTCCGCCGCGTCCAGGGCGGCCTGCACGTTCCCGCGGGCCTCGTGGACTTGGGCCAGCAGGAAGCGATCGGGAGCTTCGGTCGGGTCCAGGCGGATGGCTTCCCGAACCGAGGCTTCGGCAGCCTCCAACGACCCCATCTCCAGCTGAATGACGCCCAGCGCCCAATGGCAGAATCCCCGGTTGGGGTCCAGCCGAACCCCCTCCTCAGCCTCGGCCAAAGCCTCCTGCCGCCGCCCCAACCGCAGCAGACAGAAAGCGAGTTTGGCCCGCACCTGCCCGCAGGTCGGGCATTCCTTGACCGCCTCCCGCGACTGCCGCTCGGCCAGGTCGTACCTGCCCGCCCTCGCGAATTCCCACGCCACGTCGCACCTTGTGCGGTTAGGTCTCATGTCGACTCTTGCCCCTGAATCGTCCGGCTCGACATCCGTGTTGCCGTCGAGATCTGCTGCGATGTGGCCGTTGGAACCGAGCGCCAGTGGGCCACCGGGTGGCAGCGATGCGGGGTTGGCCGTGTTGCTGCATGTTACGAGCAGCTCTCAGTCCGCACAATTCGGATCGGCCGGTTTGCCCGCTCCGCCGTAGCACCGCTGGAACAGGCCGAAGTCCGAATGGTCGACGTCGAGGTCGGCGTCGAAGTCGGCCTTGGCACAGTCGCCCCAGTAGGGCACAGCCGGGCCTGCGAAACACGCTTCGAACGCCTGGAAATCCGCGGAGTCCACGTCGCCGTCGCGGTCGAAATCGCCGAAGATGACGAGCGGGCATCCCTGGGCGTCTACGACCGCGCCGGAAACGGTGCCCGGACACGCGTCGCAGGCATCACCCACCCAATCGGCATCGCTATCTGCTTGTTCTGGATTGAGGGTTGTGGGGCAGTTGTCGCAGACACGAAATCCATCGCCATCCTCATCGGGCGGCTCGAGCGATGGCTCGGGACTCAGCACGAACATGACACCCGCAAGGGGGTCAGCCGTATCCGGCTCGATCAGCCGGAGACTACCGCCCCAGCCGCCCGAGCCCTGATCCACGCGCATGAGGATGCGGTTGTAGCCGCAACCGAGCATGAATATGTCGGACATGTCCTGGTCACAGGCACTCTCTCGGCACTCGCATATGTGGAGTGTCCGCGTACCGTTGACCCACACAAAGGCTGAGTCATTAGAACCCATGGACAACCGAGCCCCTCGCGGAGGTCCAGGGTTGTAGCAATAGGTGTGGAGGTAGGCAACCCTGCCAGTTGTGTCGCCACTGGCATAGTAGTCCTTGAGATCCAGCATTGTCGCTGAAGTGAACTGTACCGCGTTCTCTTCACGAAGGTTGACCCATGTCTTACCAGCTTGAACTTGGCCAGGCAGGGGCGAGACGGCAGTTTCGGATCCGCCGCCAGAGAGAGCCAGCACGTCAGTATCGCAAAGGTCGTTGCATCCGGATCCAACCAGAGCTCCTTCCGAGCGGTGCCCGAGGATCAGCCAATCACGAATCGCCCTGGGTCGACTCGCAGGGATATCGGGAATGGTCAAGCTCTGATTGTCGCCAATAGCCGACCGGAACGGTGTGACGATGAAGTCGGTGAGGATGGTGCTCCCACCGTTGTCAAAACGCAGCACGAATAACCAGCCCCCCGCGTAGATTTCGTTGACTGCGACCAGAACACGATGCCACCCTTCGCTCAATACAAACGGTGGGGAAATACTACCGTCAGGCTTGCAGTTTCGATCACTTGCATATCGATGCCGTTCGACGCCGTCCACGAGTATCTTGAAACCATCATTACTGCCCACGCGGGTGCGAACCACACGGGTCACCGGGTTGTAGACATAAGTGTGTGCGTATGCGACAGCCACGGCATCTCCCCAGAGATCCAGAAAACGCACTCCTTCTCCCGAGCACAAGGCCCTTCCCAGGACGTGGGTCCATGCTTGCCCGCGCGTATGGTTGCCTGGCGAGGGATCAACAGTGGCATCAGTGTAACCGCAACCTCCTGTCAGTCGGTCGTTCAGAGATGAACCGTTGAAGGTAC
This DNA window, taken from Phycisphaerae bacterium, encodes the following:
- a CDS encoding tetratricopeptide repeat protein, with translation MRPNRTRCDVAWEFARAGRYDLAERQSREAVKECPTCGQVRAKLAFCLLRLGRRQEALAEAEEGVRLDPNRGFCHWALGVIQLEMGSLEAAEASVREAIRLDPTEAPDRFLLAQVHEARGNVQAALDAAEQGLAMNPLSVKGGLMRAQFLNCLGQGALAREAAREAVARDPESADGHAVLGLIVLGRGEAAKAREHFEEALRLDPEHPWAKKHVARTDWVEVGCPRVAVPEPEPARGIYVIAIWLGLVLLASAVMRSCAGLG